In Thermorudis peleae, a genomic segment contains:
- a CDS encoding L-lactate permease, with translation MPVFHQVYNPLGNAFLSTIVAALPILVLLYLLALHPHRDEQGHRHLGISAPVAALFAWLTAFIIAVGILHMPAPSAISAFLYGVLSGFIGIIWIVVAAMFLYTITLITGKFEIVKESITHISFDRRLQVLLIAFSFGAIIEGTSGFGTPVAIAGAMMVGLGFGPFESAILNLIANTAPVAYGAIGTPIITLGLVTGLPAEVLSKMAGRQLPFVSILIPFWLVATFVFMEKGSWRDVWEVWPATLVAGGVFAIMQFLVSNVPSLYLLTDIIAGLTSVLAVVLFLRVWHPKTRFLLARERSVATRVGGEGQPQPAAGGASDPAAYVYPYTRWQTFEAWVPWILLIACVAIWGTPQIKTFFDNLIPGVTKVNVAMPYLHQQVVRTPPIAPPNAKPESAIWGFNWLSAAGTGVFVAAVLSGLWLRLSAEQWKHAIVRTARRMKIPVLTIAQVLGLGFLTRYSGLDAILGLAFTHVGPLYPFFAALLGWLGVFLAGSDTASNALFGNLQRITAEQLGLNPILITAANSTGGVMGKMIDPQSITVATAACYEDPEEGNRMVGPIFRAVVWHSIVLACVMGLIVLLQAYVFPWMIP, from the coding sequence ATGCCCGTCTTTCACCAAGTTTATAACCCTCTTGGTAATGCCTTTCTCTCAACAATCGTTGCAGCGTTGCCAATTCTTGTACTCCTCTACCTGTTAGCTCTTCACCCACATCGCGACGAACAAGGACATCGCCATCTTGGGATCAGTGCTCCGGTAGCGGCGCTTTTTGCTTGGCTCACAGCCTTCATTATTGCCGTTGGGATTCTCCACATGCCCGCACCCTCAGCGATTTCAGCGTTTCTCTATGGTGTTCTCTCAGGGTTTATCGGTATTATCTGGATCGTCGTTGCTGCAATGTTCTTGTACACCATCACGCTGATCACGGGGAAATTCGAGATTGTCAAAGAGAGCATTACGCACATCTCATTTGATCGCCGACTCCAAGTCTTACTTATCGCATTTTCATTCGGCGCAATTATTGAGGGGACTTCTGGGTTTGGCACCCCAGTCGCCATCGCGGGCGCCATGATGGTGGGACTTGGCTTTGGTCCTTTTGAATCAGCAATTCTTAACTTGATCGCGAATACTGCCCCAGTCGCGTATGGCGCAATTGGCACGCCGATCATCACGCTTGGGCTTGTTACTGGCCTACCAGCCGAAGTTTTAAGCAAAATGGCTGGCCGTCAGCTGCCATTTGTTTCTATTCTCATTCCGTTCTGGCTTGTTGCCACCTTCGTCTTCATGGAAAAGGGATCATGGCGCGATGTCTGGGAGGTATGGCCAGCAACCCTCGTTGCCGGTGGTGTCTTCGCCATCATGCAATTTTTAGTATCCAACGTCCCATCACTTTACTTGCTCACTGACATTATCGCGGGCCTGACATCTGTTCTCGCGGTTGTGCTCTTCCTCCGTGTGTGGCATCCCAAGACACGATTCCTTTTAGCTCGCGAACGCAGTGTCGCAACGAGAGTCGGCGGAGAAGGACAGCCTCAACCAGCCGCTGGTGGAGCGAGTGACCCAGCTGCGTATGTTTATCCATACACACGCTGGCAGACGTTCGAAGCCTGGGTACCATGGATTCTGCTTATTGCGTGCGTCGCTATCTGGGGAACACCACAGATTAAGACGTTCTTTGACAATCTGATCCCGGGCGTAACGAAGGTGAACGTTGCGATGCCCTACCTGCATCAGCAAGTCGTTCGTACGCCGCCAATTGCACCACCGAACGCCAAGCCCGAATCGGCGATTTGGGGATTCAACTGGCTCTCGGCAGCAGGAACTGGGGTATTCGTCGCAGCAGTCCTCAGTGGACTTTGGCTGCGCCTTTCAGCTGAGCAATGGAAGCACGCGATTGTTCGAACAGCTCGACGCATGAAGATTCCGGTCTTGACTATTGCGCAGGTCCTGGGACTCGGGTTTTTGACACGCTATTCAGGTCTTGATGCTATCTTAGGCCTTGCGTTTACGCACGTTGGCCCGCTCTATCCATTCTTTGCCGCATTACTCGGCTGGCTTGGTGTCTTCCTCGCGGGTTCCGATACGGCATCCAATGCCTTGTTTGGTAACCTGCAGCGCATTACCGCCGAGCAACTCGGCTTGAATCCGATTCTCATTACCGCGGCGAATAGCACGGGCGGCGTGATGGGTAAGATGATCGACCCGCAAAGTATCACGGTTGCCACGGCTGCCTGTTATGAAGATCCGGAGGAAGGAAACCGCATGGTCGGGCCGATCTTCCGCGCCGTCGTTTGGCATAGTATCGTTCTTGCCTGCGTTATGGGTCTGATTGTGCTGTTACAGGCTTATGTGTTCCCCTGGATGATCCCCTAG
- the rpsL gene encoding 30S ribosomal protein S12, whose amino-acid sequence MPTINQLVRKGRQRPRKKPKAPALRFINSRVGRNAGKLRATPKGSPQKRGVCVQVRTMTPKKPNSALRKIARVRLTNGLEVTAYIPGEGHNLQEHSVVLIRGGRVKDLPGVRYHIIRGALDAKGVENRKKGRSKYGTKKQK is encoded by the coding sequence GTGCCGACGATTAACCAGCTTGTCCGAAAAGGTCGACAGCGGCCGAGGAAGAAGCCGAAGGCTCCAGCGCTGCGGTTCATTAACAGCCGGGTGGGGCGAAACGCGGGAAAGTTGCGCGCGACGCCGAAAGGATCTCCGCAGAAGCGTGGTGTGTGCGTGCAGGTGCGCACCATGACGCCGAAGAAGCCGAACTCTGCGTTGCGCAAGATTGCGCGTGTTCGTCTCACCAATGGTCTTGAGGTCACGGCCTACATCCCGGGTGAGGGGCACAATCTCCAAGAGCACTCGGTTGTGCTGATCCGGGGTGGTCGTGTGAAGGACCTGCCGGGTGTCCGCTACCACATTATCCGTGGTGCTTTGGATGCCAAGGGCGTAGAGAACCGGAAGAAAGGGCGTTCCAAGTACGGGACGAAGAAGCAGAAGTAG
- the rpsG gene encoding 30S ribosomal protein S7 has protein sequence MPRRAKVERRPIPPDPRYGSELLQRFINKVMRRGKKSLAERIVYTALDLVAQRTGQSPLEVFQRAVQNAMPILEVKPRRVGGATYQVPVQVEPHRRVSLAMRWLIESAKSRAGKTMAEKLAAELIDAANNTGATIKRRDDVHRMAEANRAFAHYRW, from the coding sequence ATGCCCAGGCGAGCAAAAGTCGAGCGGCGACCCATTCCGCCCGATCCCCGCTATGGTAGTGAGCTCTTGCAGCGTTTTATCAACAAAGTCATGCGTCGTGGCAAGAAGTCGCTCGCTGAGCGGATTGTCTACACCGCGCTCGACCTGGTTGCCCAACGTACTGGCCAGAGCCCGCTCGAGGTCTTCCAGCGGGCTGTGCAAAATGCCATGCCGATCCTTGAGGTGAAGCCGCGACGTGTCGGTGGTGCGACCTATCAGGTTCCGGTGCAAGTTGAGCCCCATCGGCGCGTCTCGCTGGCGATGCGGTGGCTGATCGAGTCGGCCAAGTCTCGCGCCGGAAAAACCATGGCTGAGAAGCTCGCTGCTGAATTAATCGACGCTGCCAACAACACCGGCGCAACCATTAAGCGGCGCGATGATGTCCACCGCATGGCAGAAGCCAACCGTGCGTTCGCGCACTACCGCTGGTAA
- the fusA gene encoding elongation factor G has product MSTVQAQAVDERLVLLQRTRNIGIIAHIDAGKTTTTERILFYTGRIHRPGEVHEGSATMDWMIQERERGITITAAATTCFWRNHRINIIDTPGHVDFTVEVERSLRVLDGGVVVFDGVHGVEPQSETVWRQADKYHVPRICFINKLDRVGANFERAVDMIRERLGARPAVIQWPIGLESDFRGIIDLIGFRALIYHDDLGQQIEETAVPEDEREVAEQWRQRLIEQIAETNEELMLKYLEGEELTPDELRAALRAATIRGELVPVLCGSALKNKGVQPLLDAIVDYLPSPLDIPPVRGTHPATGEEITRTADPDGPFAALAFKIQADPHVGRLTYVRVYSGKITSGSYVYNSTKNERERVSRLLRMHANHREEVDEVAAGDICAVIGLKKTFTGDTLCDPEQPILLEAIQFPEPVISVAVEPKTRADQDKLSLALQRLAEEDPTFRVRIDPESGQTIISGMGELHLEVIVDRMLREFRVGANIGRPQVAYKETITRPVRVEGRFVRQTGGRGQYGHVWLELEPLPRGSGFVFEDRIVGGVVPKEFIPAVEAGIREAMETGGVAGFPVIDIKAVLVDGSYHEVDSSEMAFKIAAAMALREGVRRGNPVILEPIMRVEVVTPDEFTGDVIGDLNARRGRIEGMEMRAGSQVIRALVPLATMFGYATDLRSMTQGRATYTMQFDHYAPLPENLAAELIAKNGKSGQANV; this is encoded by the coding sequence ATGAGTACGGTACAGGCACAAGCAGTTGACGAACGGCTCGTCTTGCTCCAGCGGACGAGGAATATCGGTATTATCGCTCATATCGACGCTGGGAAGACGACAACGACCGAGCGCATCCTCTTCTATACGGGTCGGATTCACCGGCCTGGAGAAGTTCACGAAGGCTCGGCCACGATGGACTGGATGATTCAGGAGCGGGAGCGCGGCATCACGATTACTGCTGCCGCGACAACCTGCTTCTGGCGGAACCATCGAATCAACATCATTGACACTCCCGGCCACGTGGACTTCACCGTTGAGGTTGAGCGCTCACTCCGCGTGCTCGATGGTGGTGTCGTGGTCTTTGATGGTGTGCATGGCGTCGAGCCACAGTCCGAAACGGTGTGGCGCCAGGCTGACAAGTATCATGTTCCACGTATTTGCTTCATTAACAAACTCGATCGAGTTGGCGCGAACTTCGAGCGTGCTGTCGACATGATTCGTGAGCGGCTCGGGGCGCGCCCGGCCGTTATTCAGTGGCCTATCGGGTTGGAGTCAGATTTTCGTGGAATCATTGATCTTATCGGTTTTCGGGCGCTGATCTACCATGATGACTTAGGACAGCAGATCGAAGAAACGGCTGTGCCTGAGGATGAGCGTGAGGTTGCTGAACAGTGGCGGCAGCGGCTTATTGAGCAAATCGCTGAGACAAATGAAGAACTCATGCTCAAGTATCTCGAAGGCGAGGAGCTGACGCCGGACGAGCTTCGCGCTGCCCTGCGCGCTGCAACGATCCGCGGCGAGCTCGTGCCGGTCCTCTGTGGTTCAGCCCTCAAGAATAAGGGTGTACAGCCGCTGCTTGACGCTATCGTCGATTATCTTCCGTCGCCACTGGACATTCCTCCAGTGCGGGGAACGCATCCTGCCACTGGGGAGGAGATAACGCGTACAGCTGATCCTGATGGCCCATTTGCGGCCCTGGCATTTAAGATCCAGGCCGATCCGCATGTGGGGCGGTTGACGTACGTACGCGTCTACTCTGGCAAGATCACCTCAGGTTCGTACGTCTATAACTCGACAAAGAATGAGCGCGAACGGGTTTCCCGCTTGCTGCGCATGCACGCGAATCACCGCGAAGAAGTCGATGAGGTTGCGGCGGGTGATATCTGCGCGGTTATTGGGCTGAAGAAGACCTTTACGGGTGATACGCTCTGCGATCCCGAGCAGCCGATTCTACTCGAGGCGATCCAATTCCCTGAGCCGGTGATTTCGGTTGCCGTGGAGCCCAAGACACGCGCCGACCAGGACAAGCTCTCACTGGCCCTCCAGCGGCTAGCGGAAGAGGATCCGACCTTCCGAGTCCGCATTGACCCTGAGAGCGGGCAGACGATCATCAGTGGCATGGGTGAGCTGCACCTTGAAGTCATCGTTGACCGAATGCTCCGTGAATTCCGCGTTGGCGCTAATATCGGTCGCCCGCAGGTGGCGTATAAGGAGACGATCACGCGACCAGTTCGTGTGGAAGGGCGTTTCGTGCGCCAGACTGGTGGGCGTGGTCAGTATGGTCACGTCTGGCTCGAGCTCGAGCCGCTGCCGCGTGGGAGTGGCTTCGTCTTCGAAGACCGGATTGTCGGCGGCGTCGTGCCGAAGGAATTTATCCCAGCTGTTGAGGCCGGTATCCGCGAGGCCATGGAGACCGGCGGCGTAGCCGGCTTCCCAGTGATCGATATCAAGGCCGTCCTCGTCGATGGTTCATACCATGAAGTCGACTCCTCGGAGATGGCGTTTAAGATCGCCGCTGCGATGGCTTTGAGGGAAGGGGTGCGCCGTGGCAACCCGGTCATCCTCGAGCCAATTATGCGGGTTGAGGTAGTGACCCCAGATGAATTCACGGGTGATGTCATCGGTGACCTGAATGCCCGCCGCGGGCGCATCGAAGGCATGGAGATGCGTGCAGGCTCACAGGTCATCCGTGCCTTGGTACCGCTCGCGACAATGTTCGGTTATGCGACTGACCTGCGTTCGATGACGCAAGGTCGCGCAACGTACACTATGCAGTTTGACCACTATGCGCCGTTGCCAGAGAACTTGGCTGCGGAGCTCATTGCAAAGAACGGTAAGTCGGGACAGGCGAACGTCTAA
- the tuf gene encoding elongation factor Tu: MGKPRFERTKPHVNVGTIGHVDHGKTTLTAAITKVLSFKGWANYTPYDRIDKAPEERARGITIAISHVEYETAKRHYAHVDCPGHADYIKNMITGAAQMDGAILVVSAPDGPMPQTREHILLARQVEVPAIVVFLNKVDMLDDPELLELVELEVRELLSQYGFPGESVPVVRGSALKALESSATDPEAPEYAPIWELLRVVDEYIPTPVRPVDQPFLMPIEDVFGIKGRGTVVTGRIERGRIRPGESVEIVGLGPTRQTVVTSIEMFQKVLDEGVAGDNVGCLLRGIERDEVARGMVLAAPGSITPHTQFRAEVYVLSKEEGGRHTPFFSGYRPQFYIRTTDVTGEVTLPAGVEMVMPGDNVNLTVTLDKPVALEAGSRFAIREGGRTVGAGVVTEILK, translated from the coding sequence ATGGGGAAGCCGCGGTTTGAGCGGACGAAGCCGCACGTGAACGTTGGGACGATTGGCCATGTGGACCATGGGAAGACGACGTTGACGGCGGCGATCACGAAGGTGTTGAGCTTCAAGGGGTGGGCGAACTACACGCCGTACGATCGGATTGACAAGGCGCCGGAGGAGCGGGCGCGGGGGATTACGATTGCGATCAGCCACGTGGAGTATGAGACGGCCAAGCGGCACTATGCGCACGTAGACTGTCCGGGGCATGCGGACTACATCAAGAACATGATCACGGGCGCGGCGCAGATGGACGGGGCGATTTTGGTGGTGAGTGCGCCGGATGGGCCGATGCCGCAGACGCGGGAGCACATCTTGCTGGCGCGGCAGGTAGAGGTGCCGGCGATTGTGGTGTTTTTGAACAAGGTGGACATGCTGGACGACCCGGAGCTACTGGAGCTGGTGGAGCTGGAGGTGCGGGAGCTGTTGAGCCAGTATGGGTTTCCGGGGGAGAGCGTGCCGGTGGTGCGGGGGTCGGCGCTGAAGGCGCTGGAGTCGAGTGCGACGGATCCGGAGGCGCCGGAGTATGCGCCGATCTGGGAGCTGTTGCGGGTGGTGGATGAGTACATTCCGACGCCGGTGCGGCCGGTGGACCAGCCGTTCCTGATGCCGATCGAGGACGTGTTTGGGATCAAAGGGCGAGGGACGGTGGTGACGGGGCGGATTGAGCGTGGGCGGATCCGGCCTGGGGAGAGTGTGGAGATTGTGGGGCTGGGGCCGACGCGGCAGACGGTGGTGACGTCGATTGAGATGTTCCAGAAGGTGCTGGACGAGGGGGTTGCGGGGGACAACGTGGGGTGCTTGCTGCGGGGGATTGAGCGGGACGAGGTTGCGCGGGGGATGGTGCTGGCGGCGCCGGGGTCGATCACGCCGCACACGCAGTTTCGGGCGGAGGTGTACGTGTTGTCGAAGGAGGAGGGGGGGCGGCACACGCCGTTCTTCAGTGGGTATCGGCCGCAGTTTTACATTCGGACGACGGATGTGACGGGGGAAGTGACGCTGCCGGCTGGGGTAGAGATGGTGATGCCGGGGGACAACGTGAACCTGACGGTGACGTTGGACAAGCCGGTGGCGTTGGAGGCGGGGTCGCGGTTTGCGATTCGGGAAGGTGGGCGCACGGTGGGAGCCGGCGTCGTCACCGAAATCCTGAAGTAA
- the rpsJ gene encoding 30S ribosomal protein S10, with translation MSSRRPAQKIRIRLKSHDHRILDQSARQIVETAESTGAKVAGPIPLPTRIERFTVIRSPFIDKDSQEHFEIRTHKRLIDVLEPSHATIRALMRLTLPAGVDIEIKL, from the coding sequence ATGTCGTCCCGGCGACCGGCGCAGAAAATCCGCATTCGGCTGAAGTCACACGACCACCGCATCCTTGATCAATCTGCTCGGCAGATTGTCGAGACTGCTGAGAGCACGGGGGCGAAGGTCGCGGGGCCGATTCCTTTGCCGACACGGATTGAGCGGTTTACCGTCATCCGCTCACCATTCATTGATAAAGACTCGCAAGAGCACTTTGAGATTCGCACACACAAGCGGCTCATCGATGTGCTCGAGCCGAGTCATGCCACCATTCGTGCGCTCATGCGGCTCACGCTGCCGGCGGGTGTCGATATCGAAATCAAACTCTAG
- the rplC gene encoding 50S ribosomal protein L3: protein MIEGLLGRKLGMTQIFDEQGRAVPVTVLEVGPCVVTQVKTVERDGYTAVQLGFGHRKRINKPLAGHLRASGAQPRYLREVRVDDPENFTVGQVITCASVFEAGQLVDVTGWRKGRGFAGVVKRHGFGGGPKTHGQSDRLRAPGSIGPTTTPGRVHKGKRMAGRMGPARVTVQNLRVMRVDAERNLVLVKGAVPGPIKGLVIVRHAIKQRERERAARAKA, encoded by the coding sequence ATGATCGAGGGATTACTTGGACGTAAACTGGGCATGACCCAGATTTTCGATGAGCAAGGACGGGCAGTTCCCGTCACGGTACTTGAAGTTGGGCCCTGCGTCGTTACGCAGGTCAAGACGGTCGAGCGTGATGGTTACACGGCTGTCCAGCTCGGCTTTGGCCATCGCAAGCGAATCAACAAGCCACTTGCCGGCCATCTGCGAGCGTCGGGGGCGCAACCGCGCTACTTGCGTGAAGTGCGGGTCGATGACCCAGAAAACTTTACCGTTGGACAGGTCATTACGTGTGCTTCGGTTTTCGAAGCGGGTCAACTTGTTGATGTGACTGGCTGGCGTAAAGGGCGCGGCTTTGCGGGCGTCGTCAAGCGACATGGCTTTGGTGGTGGTCCTAAGACGCACGGTCAGTCCGATCGACTGCGGGCGCCGGGTTCGATTGGCCCGACAACAACGCCGGGGCGTGTGCACAAAGGCAAGCGAATGGCCGGGCGCATGGGACCTGCTCGCGTTACCGTTCAGAATCTGCGGGTGATGCGCGTCGATGCTGAACGCAATCTTGTTCTCGTCAAAGGGGCAGTCCCTGGGCCGATCAAGGGGCTGGTCATCGTGCGGCATGCCATCAAACAACGTGAGCGCGAACGCGCTGCCCGAGCGAAGGCCTGA
- the rplD gene encoding 50S ribosomal protein L4, with product MHVPVYDVQGNEVGQIELSDYIFGIEPHIPVMHQALVRQLANARAGTHDTKTRGEVSGGGRKPWRQKGTGRARQGSIRAPHWKGGGVVWGPHPRKYTKQMPKKMRRLAIRSVLSAKQREHQLIVVQGLADVEPRTKAMLGVLSRLPLADARSTLIVVDQPRENVRRGAGNLENVKVLMAQYMNVRDGLKYERMILMREAVDVIHRLWAQEGR from the coding sequence GTGCACGTACCAGTGTATGATGTGCAGGGCAACGAAGTTGGGCAGATTGAGCTTTCCGATTACATCTTCGGGATTGAGCCGCACATTCCAGTCATGCATCAAGCGCTTGTGCGGCAGCTCGCGAATGCCCGAGCGGGTACCCATGACACGAAGACTCGGGGCGAAGTCAGCGGTGGCGGGCGAAAACCGTGGCGACAAAAGGGCACAGGGCGGGCTCGCCAAGGAAGTATCCGCGCACCGCATTGGAAAGGCGGCGGCGTTGTCTGGGGCCCGCATCCGCGGAAGTACACAAAACAGATGCCGAAGAAGATGCGGCGCCTGGCGATCCGCTCGGTGCTGTCAGCGAAGCAGCGAGAGCATCAGCTGATCGTCGTTCAGGGGCTTGCTGACGTTGAACCGCGTACGAAGGCAATGCTGGGTGTCCTGTCGCGGTTGCCACTCGCGGATGCTCGCTCAACCCTCATCGTTGTTGATCAACCGCGCGAGAATGTGCGCCGCGGCGCAGGAAACCTGGAAAACGTCAAGGTGCTCATGGCACAGTATATGAATGTGCGCGACGGCCTGAAGTACGAGCGCATGATACTCATGCGCGAGGCCGTTGACGTGATTCATCGGCTCTGGGCGCAGGAGGGGCGGTAA
- the rplW gene encoding 50S ribosomal protein L23: protein MELHWQDVLIRPLITEKNTRIMELGQYMFEVHPAANKTIIKEAVERTFNVKVRKVNTMNVRGKVRRRVRRRGGPTIVGQEPKRKKAIVSLEPGYTIDLFSQL, encoded by the coding sequence ATGGAACTCCATTGGCAAGATGTACTCATCCGCCCGCTCATTACCGAAAAGAATACGCGGATTATGGAGCTGGGGCAGTACATGTTTGAAGTGCACCCAGCGGCGAATAAGACGATCATCAAAGAGGCGGTTGAGCGGACGTTCAATGTGAAAGTGCGCAAAGTAAATACCATGAACGTCCGCGGCAAGGTACGCCGTCGGGTGCGGCGGCGCGGTGGGCCGACGATTGTTGGCCAGGAGCCCAAGCGAAAGAAGGCGATCGTCTCCCTTGAGCCGGGATATACGATCGACCTCTTTAGCCAGCTCTAG
- the rplB gene encoding 50S ribosomal protein L2: MGVKKLKPTTPGRRHMSVLTFEEITKKEPEKRLIEPLKKHAGRNNQGRITTRHRGGGNKRFYRIIDFRRNKHGIPAKVVAIEYDPNRTAFIALLQYKDGEKRYILAPLGLKVGDVVQSGPGSPIRVGNALPLREIPLGTQIHNIELYPGRGGQLVRAAGAAAQLVAKGDRYVQVRLPSGEVRMILAECMATIGQVGNVDHANVSIGKAGRRRHMGWRPAVRGSAMTPRDHPHGGGEGKAPIGLPHPKTPWGKPALGYRTRRNKKTDRFIVRRRYEGR, translated from the coding sequence ATGGGTGTGAAAAAGCTCAAGCCAACAACTCCCGGGCGTCGACATATGTCGGTGCTTACCTTTGAGGAAATTACGAAGAAAGAGCCGGAAAAGCGGCTCATCGAGCCGCTGAAGAAGCACGCCGGCCGCAATAACCAGGGGCGGATTACCACCCGTCACCGCGGTGGTGGGAACAAGCGGTTTTATCGAATCATCGATTTTCGGCGTAACAAACATGGTATTCCAGCAAAAGTTGTAGCAATTGAGTACGACCCAAACCGAACAGCGTTTATCGCCCTGCTGCAGTATAAGGATGGTGAAAAGCGCTATATCCTCGCGCCGCTTGGACTGAAGGTCGGGGATGTTGTCCAGTCTGGTCCGGGATCGCCGATTCGTGTTGGGAATGCGCTGCCGCTTCGAGAGATTCCGCTCGGTACCCAGATTCACAACATTGAGCTCTATCCAGGCCGGGGCGGGCAGCTGGTGCGTGCCGCTGGTGCAGCTGCTCAGCTCGTTGCCAAGGGTGACCGCTATGTGCAGGTTCGTCTTCCCTCCGGGGAAGTACGAATGATTCTGGCCGAGTGCATGGCCACAATTGGCCAGGTTGGCAATGTCGATCACGCGAATGTAAGCATCGGCAAAGCAGGACGACGGCGTCACATGGGGTGGCGTCCGGCAGTACGTGGTTCGGCGATGACGCCTCGCGACCATCCGCATGGTGGTGGTGAAGGCAAAGCGCCGATTGGTTTGCCCCATCCGAAGACACCGTGGGGTAAGCCAGCGCTCGGCTATCGGACGCGGCGGAACAAGAAGACTGATCGCTTTATCGTGCGCCGCCGCTACGAAGGCCGCTAG
- the rpsS gene encoding 30S ribosomal protein S19, which translates to MGRSSKKGPYIDPKLRKKIEELNRSGERRVIRTWARDCTIFPEMVGHTIAVHDGRRHVPIYITEQMVGHRLGEFAPTRTFRGHGKDAERTTRRRAA; encoded by the coding sequence ATGGGGCGATCATCGAAGAAGGGTCCGTACATTGACCCCAAGCTGCGCAAGAAGATTGAAGAGCTGAATCGCTCTGGTGAGCGCCGGGTGATTCGAACCTGGGCGCGTGATTGCACGATTTTCCCAGAAATGGTCGGCCACACCATTGCGGTGCATGATGGCCGACGGCACGTACCGATCTACATCACGGAGCAGATGGTTGGGCACCGACTCGGTGAGTTTGCGCCAACGCGTACCTTCCGCGGCCATGGTAAGGACGCGGAGCGGACAACGCGCCGCCGAGCGGCCTAG
- the rplV gene encoding 50S ribosomal protein L22 translates to MEVRASVREVRVSPKKARLVVDAVRGKPLLEAMAILRFLPQKTAPVVLKLLKSAAANAEHNYDLDPSTLYVKRITADDGPRYKRWRPHARGRVGRKWRRTTHITVVLDELRKGA, encoded by the coding sequence ATGGAAGTGCGGGCATCAGTACGTGAAGTCCGAGTTTCTCCCAAGAAGGCGCGGCTCGTCGTCGACGCCGTGCGCGGCAAGCCGCTGCTGGAGGCGATGGCCATCCTCCGCTTCCTGCCGCAGAAGACCGCGCCAGTTGTGCTCAAGCTGCTCAAGTCGGCGGCTGCAAATGCTGAGCATAACTATGACCTTGATCCCTCGACGCTCTACGTCAAGCGGATCACCGCCGACGACGGGCCACGCTATAAGCGCTGGCGCCCGCATGCACGCGGCCGAGTCGGGCGGAAGTGGCGGCGAACGACGCATATCACCGTCGTGCTCGACGAACTGCGGAAGGGAGCCTAA
- the rpsC gene encoding 30S ribosomal protein S3: protein MGRKVHPIGFRLGIVHDWESKWFAEKDRAYREMLQEDIAIRSVIQDELPRAGISRIEIQRAVNRVDVTIHTAKPGVVIGKQGANVERLRQLLEARIGKRVHLNIQEVRKPELDARLVAESIAEQITRRVSYRRAMKHAIAQALRAGAKGVKIRVKGRLGGAEMKRVVWEMAGRVPLQTLRANIDYAQVHAPTTYGQIGVKVWIYHGDVLPERSVAPAAEATVAAD from the coding sequence ATGGGCCGCAAAGTCCACCCGATCGGCTTTCGTCTCGGCATTGTTCACGACTGGGAATCGAAGTGGTTCGCGGAGAAGGACCGTGCGTATCGCGAGATGCTTCAGGAGGATATCGCGATCCGCTCGGTTATTCAGGACGAGCTTCCGCGAGCCGGTATCTCGCGGATCGAGATTCAGCGCGCAGTGAACCGTGTCGATGTGACGATCCATACGGCGAAGCCGGGTGTTGTTATTGGAAAACAAGGTGCCAATGTTGAACGGCTTCGCCAATTGCTCGAAGCGCGTATCGGGAAGCGGGTTCACCTCAATATCCAAGAGGTACGCAAGCCTGAGCTCGATGCGCGCTTGGTCGCGGAGAGCATTGCTGAACAGATTACGCGGCGCGTTTCCTATCGCCGCGCAATGAAGCATGCGATCGCCCAGGCGCTTCGTGCTGGTGCCAAGGGAGTCAAGATTCGCGTGAAAGGGCGTTTGGGCGGCGCGGAAATGAAGCGGGTTGTCTGGGAAATGGCCGGGCGCGTTCCGCTCCAAACCTTGCGCGCAAACATCGATTACGCTCAGGTCCATGCGCCAACCACGTATGGCCAGATTGGCGTCAAGGTTTGGATTTATCATGGCGACGTCTTGCCTGAGCGCTCGGTTGCGCCGGCTGCCGAGGCAACGGTTGCCGCTGACTAG
- the rplP gene encoding 50S ribosomal protein L16 has product MLMPRRVKYRKQHRYRTRGIALRGNTVAFGEWGIQALEPAYVTAQQIEAARRAITNAVRRGGKIWIRIFPDKPVTKKPAETRMGSGKGSPEYWMDVVKPGRILFELAGVREDLAIEALTRAIHKLPCKCRIVKRETAAETTVATGD; this is encoded by the coding sequence ATGCTTATGCCACGACGTGTCAAATACCGCAAGCAACATCGCTATCGTACCCGCGGCATCGCACTGCGCGGCAATACCGTTGCGTTCGGCGAGTGGGGAATCCAGGCTCTTGAGCCTGCATATGTCACCGCACAGCAAATTGAGGCCGCTCGCCGTGCGATCACGAACGCGGTGCGCCGTGGCGGCAAGATTTGGATTCGGATTTTCCCCGATAAGCCAGTGACGAAGAAACCGGCCGAAACCCGAATGGGAAGCGGGAAAGGAAGCCCAGAGTATTGGATGGATGTTGTCAAGCCTGGGCGTATCCTTTTTGAACTCGCTGGTGTCCGAGAAGACTTGGCAATCGAAGCGTTGACTCGCGCGATCCATAAGCTGCCGTGTAAGTGCCGCATCGTAAAGCGCGAGACAGCGGCCGAGACAACGGTTGCGACTGGAGATTAG